In a single window of the Terrirubrum flagellatum genome:
- a CDS encoding flavin monoamine oxidase family protein, giving the protein MPPDISRRALIGGGLAVAGAPRAHAASDKKPKVIVVGAGVSGLAAARDLVDGGCDVVVIEARNRIGGRLHTSRALSAPVELGANWIHGVNGNPVTELARQVGAKTFVTDSEEKVEVFRSGGKPVRDRELDPAEARYERLLARIDNELDASADVSLRTAIEARDPSFFGDPLMQWVLANETEDDMGEAAEAISAYWFDEDGAFSGPEVVLPNGYDAILAPLSRGLDIRLNTPVRRIARKNDGVAIETANGLLEADFAVCSVPLGVLKAGAIAFDPILPRTHLDAINRIGFGTVARAAIEFAEPLWSANTHYFGYVADERGRWPLALNAKAYCGRNILCATSVGPYAVKADAKSPDELKADLLAALSDTFGRKLPPPIGFISSAWSRDEFARGAYSVTAPGATPADFDALAHPIDGRLFLAGEHTDFNYHATIHGALLSGRRAARAIRAAAAHQ; this is encoded by the coding sequence ATGCCGCCTGACATTTCGCGACGCGCTCTGATCGGCGGCGGACTGGCCGTCGCCGGCGCGCCGCGCGCGCATGCAGCAAGCGACAAAAAGCCGAAGGTCATTGTCGTCGGCGCCGGCGTCTCCGGCCTCGCCGCCGCGCGCGATCTCGTCGACGGCGGTTGCGATGTCGTCGTCATCGAGGCGCGCAACAGGATCGGCGGCCGGCTTCACACCAGCCGCGCCCTCAGCGCGCCGGTCGAGCTCGGCGCGAACTGGATTCACGGCGTCAATGGCAATCCCGTGACCGAACTCGCCCGGCAGGTTGGCGCAAAGACGTTCGTCACCGACAGCGAGGAAAAGGTCGAAGTCTTTCGGTCGGGCGGCAAGCCGGTGCGCGATCGCGAACTCGATCCGGCCGAGGCGCGCTATGAACGCTTGCTCGCTCGCATCGATAACGAACTCGATGCGAGCGCTGACGTCTCGCTGCGCACGGCGATCGAGGCGCGCGATCCCTCCTTCTTCGGCGATCCGCTGATGCAATGGGTGCTGGCGAACGAGACCGAAGACGATATGGGCGAAGCGGCCGAAGCCATCTCCGCCTACTGGTTCGACGAGGACGGCGCGTTTTCGGGACCTGAAGTCGTGCTGCCAAACGGCTATGACGCGATCCTTGCTCCGTTGTCGCGCGGGCTCGACATCAGGCTCAACACGCCAGTCCGCAGGATCGCGCGCAAAAATGACGGCGTTGCAATCGAAACAGCGAACGGATTGCTGGAAGCGGATTTCGCGGTCTGCTCAGTTCCGCTCGGGGTGCTCAAGGCCGGCGCCATCGCCTTCGATCCGATTTTGCCGCGCACGCATCTCGACGCCATCAACCGCATCGGATTTGGCACGGTCGCGCGCGCCGCAATCGAATTCGCCGAGCCGCTCTGGTCAGCCAACACGCATTATTTCGGTTATGTCGCTGACGAGCGCGGCCGCTGGCCGCTTGCGCTTAATGCGAAAGCCTATTGCGGCCGCAACATCCTCTGCGCGACGTCGGTCGGCCCCTACGCCGTGAAAGCTGATGCGAAATCGCCTGATGAGCTGAAAGCCGATCTTCTCGCGGCGCTGTCGGACACGTTCGGCAGGAAACTCCCGCCGCCCATCGGCTTTATCTCATCGGCCTGGTCGCGCGACGAATTTGCGCGCGGCGCCTATTCAGTGACGGCGCCGGGCGCAACGCCCGCCGATTTCGACGCGCTCGCGCATCCGATTGACGGACGGCTGTTCCTTGCCGGCGAGCACACCGACTTCAATTATCACGCCACGATTCATGGCGCGCTGCTGAGCGGACGGCGGGCAGCCAGGGCGATCCGCGCCGCCGCGGCTCACCAGTAG
- a CDS encoding diguanylate cyclase domain-containing protein has protein sequence MRLATLVFLLASFLMALSSASLLYVGRIASKEADAQAAANETRLLHNALRDRQILMAREQLTLARWTKSYKNIVENFRKSYIKKEFADWLWSDYGHQAVFLVAAGGDRLLLAAREEKIDFAPPPLASNDPVREITRRAVTRYMAGRETLKDGFAQKRAPATKVDEIAEFGYAVIDGEPAMLSAMAIVPDDDEGIAMPDGPPVFLVSAKFLRHDFGRELNMQLGFRNFSFKSGVGGASELMSLDGSRLGGFVWESDRPGAKIWSVIVPLILLLVATLGLVAILAARVVAKISTRLEASEARNRRLALHDALTGLANRLQFTQALEAAAARCEQAPFALIACDLDRFKAVNDTYGHAGGDAVIRTVATRLAKLLGDGGLVGRTGGDEFVILATAFVDRPRLTLLCHQIIADICEPITLDDGATTDVGVSLGVAVAPDQGHTPEAIMAQADAALYLAKDRGRGVAAFAHELPAAPENKKADALANSHAA, from the coding sequence ATGCGTCTCGCGACGCTTGTCTTCCTGCTCGCCTCATTCCTGATGGCGCTGTCGAGCGCATCTCTTCTCTATGTCGGCCGCATCGCGTCGAAAGAAGCTGACGCCCAGGCCGCAGCGAACGAGACCCGCCTTCTCCACAATGCCCTGCGCGATCGTCAGATTCTCATGGCGCGCGAGCAATTGACGCTGGCGCGCTGGACGAAATCCTACAAGAACATCGTCGAAAATTTCCGCAAGTCCTACATCAAGAAGGAATTCGCGGACTGGCTGTGGAGCGACTATGGCCATCAGGCGGTCTTTCTGGTCGCGGCTGGCGGCGACAGGCTGTTGCTGGCCGCGCGCGAGGAAAAGATCGATTTCGCGCCGCCTCCCCTCGCTTCCAACGATCCTGTTCGCGAGATCACGCGCCGCGCAGTGACGCGCTACATGGCGGGTCGCGAGACGCTCAAGGATGGCTTTGCGCAGAAGCGCGCGCCGGCCACGAAAGTCGATGAGATCGCCGAATTCGGCTATGCCGTGATCGACGGCGAACCGGCGATGCTCAGCGCCATGGCGATCGTGCCCGACGATGACGAGGGCATCGCGATGCCGGATGGGCCGCCGGTCTTTCTCGTCTCCGCGAAATTCCTGCGTCACGATTTCGGCCGCGAGCTCAACATGCAGCTTGGCTTCCGGAATTTCTCGTTCAAGTCAGGCGTCGGCGGCGCATCGGAACTGATGTCGCTCGACGGCTCGCGGCTCGGCGGTTTTGTCTGGGAGAGCGATCGGCCCGGCGCGAAAATCTGGTCGGTGATCGTGCCGCTCATCCTGCTGCTCGTCGCAACGCTCGGCCTTGTCGCGATCCTTGCGGCGCGCGTCGTCGCGAAAATCTCCACGCGTCTCGAAGCAAGCGAGGCGCGCAACCGGCGGCTCGCCTTGCATGACGCGCTCACGGGCCTCGCCAACCGGCTGCAATTCACGCAGGCGCTCGAAGCAGCCGCGGCGCGCTGCGAGCAAGCTCCTTTTGCGCTGATCGCCTGCGATCTCGATCGCTTCAAGGCTGTCAACGACACGTATGGCCATGCCGGCGGCGATGCGGTCATCCGCACGGTTGCGACGCGGCTTGCGAAGCTGCTCGGCGACGGCGGACTTGTCGGCCGCACCGGTGGGGACGAGTTCGTTATTCTCGCGACGGCGTTCGTCGATCGACCACGCCTCACGCTGCTTTGCCATCAGATCATCGCCGATATCTGCGAACCGATTACGCTCGATGACGGCGCAACGACGGATGTCGGCGTTAGCCTCGGCGTCGCCGTCGCGCCCGATCAGGGCCATACGCCTGAGGCGATCATGGCGCAGGCGGACGCTGCGCTCTATCTCGCCAAGGATCGTGGCCGCGGCGTCGCCGCGTTCGCGCATGAATTGCCGGCAGCGCCAGAAAACAAAAAGGCTGACGCCCTCGCAAATTCACATGCCGCCTGA
- a CDS encoding DsbA family oxidoreductase, whose protein sequence is MSAKTKVTVDVVSDVVCPWCYVGKKHLEEAVRLRPDLDIEMRFLPYQLDETIPEEGLPRRDYMMKKFGDEARIEAIHDRLREVGRADNIPFAFEKITVSPNTLDSHRIIRWAAEAGVQPAVKDRLMRAYFTEGADLSDHAVLAKLAGEAGMVEAQVAEWLETDNDKDAVRADIQRARMMGVQGVPFFIIDHAVGVSGAQPADTLAQAIDYALKQREKGAA, encoded by the coding sequence ATGAGCGCCAAGACCAAAGTCACCGTCGACGTCGTGTCCGACGTCGTCTGTCCCTGGTGCTATGTCGGCAAGAAACATCTCGAGGAAGCCGTGCGTCTCCGGCCCGATCTCGACATCGAGATGCGCTTCCTGCCCTACCAGCTCGACGAGACCATTCCCGAAGAGGGCCTGCCGCGCCGCGACTACATGATGAAAAAGTTCGGCGACGAGGCGCGCATCGAAGCGATCCATGACCGCCTGCGCGAAGTCGGCCGCGCCGACAACATTCCCTTCGCCTTCGAGAAGATCACCGTCTCTCCCAATACGCTCGACAGTCACCGCATCATCCGCTGGGCGGCGGAGGCCGGCGTGCAGCCGGCGGTGAAAGATCGCCTGATGCGCGCCTATTTCACCGAAGGCGCCGACCTCTCCGACCACGCCGTGCTGGCGAAACTCGCGGGCGAGGCCGGCATGGTCGAAGCCCAGGTTGCGGAATGGCTGGAGACCGACAACGACAAGGATGCGGTCCGCGCCGACATCCAGCGCGCGCGGATGATGGGCGTGCAGGGCGTGCCATTCTTCATCATCGATCACGCCGTCGGCGTCTCAGGCGCGCAGCCGGCCGACACGCTGGCGCAAGCGATCGATTATGCGCTGAAGCAGCGCGAAAAAGGCGCGGCCTGA
- a CDS encoding AMP-binding protein, with translation MTPKIASADDRALAAPSVNLTLLLAMQAAMQPRKPFLVRADGKAWTFQETDIAAAHLAWLLNQLGVAKGDRVILMAPNSDRAAITLAGLLRGGFQPFLAPTDLPFADGFAITTNTRPTAVIAENVGASGATIEAAARLAAASASVRFVLGFGPGLPKGVMDLSPRLERIRDGAIDVQRADDAVETATLMAALPGGEIAEIALAPLLATCADLGSTASLRSGDRIVSPLPLRDPVGLAAGLFAGLFAGSELALLDAPDRRALAAAFDTQRACHLVWPAAHDHLAAELLKDQPPLRSLIRRCRDLDEEQQNAAPDLRAEHIVNIATRPGGALRVGALRSEASPLRQTRAAS, from the coding sequence ATGACGCCGAAGATCGCGTCGGCCGACGACAGGGCGCTCGCGGCGCCTTCCGTCAATCTCACGCTGCTGCTGGCGATGCAGGCAGCGATGCAGCCGCGCAAACCGTTCCTCGTGCGCGCCGACGGCAAGGCGTGGACATTTCAAGAGACTGATATAGCGGCCGCGCATCTCGCCTGGCTGCTCAACCAGCTCGGCGTCGCCAAGGGCGATCGCGTCATCCTGATGGCGCCGAACAGCGACCGCGCCGCGATCACGCTCGCGGGATTGTTGCGCGGCGGCTTCCAACCATTTCTTGCGCCGACCGACCTCCCCTTCGCCGATGGCTTCGCCATCACGACGAACACGCGGCCCACCGCTGTTATCGCCGAAAATGTTGGCGCCAGCGGCGCGACAATCGAGGCTGCGGCGCGGCTCGCGGCGGCGAGCGCGTCGGTGCGTTTCGTGCTCGGATTCGGACCCGGCCTACCCAAGGGCGTGATGGATCTCAGCCCCCGCCTCGAACGCATTCGCGACGGCGCGATCGACGTGCAGCGCGCCGATGACGCCGTTGAAACCGCAACGCTGATGGCGGCGCTGCCGGGCGGCGAAATCGCGGAGATCGCGCTTGCGCCCCTGCTCGCCACCTGCGCCGATCTGGGATCGACGGCCTCGCTCCGCAGCGGCGACCGCATCGTGTCGCCGCTGCCGCTGCGCGACCCCGTGGGTCTCGCGGCGGGCCTGTTCGCAGGATTGTTCGCGGGCTCCGAGCTGGCGCTGCTCGATGCGCCCGACAGGCGCGCGCTGGCCGCCGCCTTCGACACCCAGCGGGCCTGCCATCTCGTCTGGCCGGCCGCGCACGACCATCTCGCGGCGGAGCTTCTGAAGGACCAGCCGCCGCTGCGCTCCTTGATCCGCCGCTGCCGCGACCTAGATGAGGAGCAGCAGAACGCAGCCCCGGATCTGCGCGCTGAGCATATCGTGAATATCGCCACGCGCCCGGGCGGCGCGCTTCGCGTCGGAGCCTTGCGCAGCGAGGCCTCGCCGCTCAGACAGACAAGGGCCGCTTCATGA
- a CDS encoding extracellular solute-binding protein, which yields MSRRALLALAASLPAAQARAENGPDFRHALAMHGEPALPADFQRLPYADLHARRGGRIVLGQQGAFDSMNPFILRGQAPPYIQGLIVQSLMTRSLNESFTLYAQVAEAVAVPDDRSSVAFRIDPRAKFSDGSPVTTDDVLFSWALLRDKGRIQRTPYSKVTRAEAIDARTVRFELSAAAGDRELPLVLGLMPVLSKTATNRDAFDQTSFSAPLGSGPYLLADVQPGTSYTLKKNPNYWGVDLPSNRGLLNFEEIRVDFYRDSNSLFEAFKAGLIDLRIETDPARWSTGYDVPAVRDGRIVRETLPVGIPKSMSGFVMNSRQGVLADARVREGLTMLLDGEWINRNLYFGLYQRTQSYFEGSELSCHGVAASAREREWLAKFPGAVRDDILEKGWSAPASDGSGRDRTIARAALDLFAAAGFHQTPDGLRAQDGRALSFEILVSNRQHERLALTYGQMLQRVGVDARARMTDDVQYWKRVLNFQFDVTPYTFSANALPGNEQFNRWGKANAARPGSLNIAGVASDAADFMIARLLAARGADEYRDAVRALDRVLLSGFYITPLFYTKDQWVARAATVKRPANTPLFGLTPEMMWREEAT from the coding sequence TTGTCCCGCCGGGCCTTGCTCGCGCTGGCGGCTTCCCTGCCGGCGGCGCAGGCGCGCGCGGAAAATGGGCCTGACTTCCGCCACGCGCTTGCGATGCATGGCGAACCGGCGCTGCCGGCGGATTTCCAGCGCCTTCCCTACGCCGATCTCCACGCCCGCCGCGGCGGCCGCATCGTGCTGGGACAGCAGGGCGCTTTCGACAGCATGAACCCGTTCATCCTGCGCGGGCAGGCGCCGCCCTACATCCAGGGCCTGATCGTGCAGAGCCTGATGACGCGTTCGCTCAACGAATCTTTCACGCTCTATGCGCAGGTCGCCGAAGCTGTCGCCGTTCCCGATGATCGTTCGAGTGTCGCCTTCCGCATCGATCCCCGCGCGAAATTCTCCGACGGCTCGCCGGTCACCACCGATGATGTTCTCTTCTCCTGGGCGCTGCTGCGCGACAAGGGGCGCATCCAGCGCACGCCTTACTCCAAGGTGACGCGCGCCGAGGCGATCGATGCGCGCACGGTTCGCTTCGAACTCAGCGCGGCGGCCGGCGATCGCGAATTGCCGCTGGTGCTGGGATTGATGCCAGTGCTGTCGAAGACCGCGACCAATCGCGACGCCTTCGACCAGACCAGTTTTTCCGCGCCGCTGGGCTCCGGCCCCTATCTGCTCGCTGATGTGCAGCCGGGAACAAGCTACACGCTGAAGAAAAACCCGAACTATTGGGGCGTCGATCTCCCCAGCAATCGCGGCCTGCTGAATTTCGAGGAGATCAGGGTCGATTTCTATCGCGACTCCAATTCGCTGTTCGAAGCCTTCAAGGCCGGCCTGATCGATCTCCGCATCGAGACCGATCCCGCGCGCTGGTCCACCGGTTATGACGTTCCCGCCGTGCGCGACGGCCGCATCGTGCGCGAGACGCTTCCCGTCGGCATTCCCAAATCCATGTCCGGCTTCGTCATGAATTCGCGCCAGGGCGTGCTCGCCGACGCGCGCGTGCGCGAAGGCCTGACGATGCTGCTCGACGGCGAGTGGATCAACCGCAACCTCTATTTCGGACTCTATCAACGCACGCAGAGCTATTTCGAGGGCTCGGAGCTTTCCTGCCACGGCGTCGCTGCGAGCGCGCGCGAGCGCGAATGGCTGGCGAAATTTCCCGGCGCGGTGCGTGACGACATTCTCGAAAAGGGCTGGAGCGCGCCGGCTTCCGACGGCTCAGGCCGCGACCGCACGATCGCGCGCGCAGCCCTCGATCTCTTCGCCGCCGCAGGCTTCCATCAGACGCCGGACGGTTTGCGCGCGCAGGACGGACGCGCTCTTTCATTCGAGATTCTCGTCTCCAATCGCCAGCATGAGCGGCTGGCGCTTACCTACGGCCAGATGCTCCAGCGCGTCGGCGTCGATGCGCGCGCGCGCATGACCGACGACGTGCAATACTGGAAGCGCGTGCTGAACTTCCAGTTCGACGTTACGCCCTACACCTTTTCCGCCAACGCGCTGCCGGGCAACGAGCAGTTCAATCGCTGGGGCAAGGCGAATGCGGCGCGGCCGGGCTCGCTGAATATCGCCGGCGTCGCGTCTGACGCGGCCGACTTCATGATCGCGCGTCTGCTCGCGGCGCGCGGGGCTGACGAATATCGCGACGCCGTGCGCGCGCTCGATCGCGTGCTGCTGTCGGGCTTCTACATCACGCCGTTGTTCTACACCAAAGACCAATGGGTCGCGCGCGCCGCAACGGTGAAGCGGCCGGCGAATACGCCGCTCTTTGGTCTGACGCCTGAAATGATGTGGCGGGAGGAAGCGACATGA